The genomic window AGTTcctgtgttccatctgtctggatATCTTTACTGATCCAGTCACCATGccatgtggacacaacttctgcaaacACTGCATCACTGAACACTTTGCCAAAAATACATGGACATGTCCCACATGTGgtgaacatttttacattagaCCTCTGTTGAAGATCAACACTTTCATCTCAGAGATGGTGTCTCAGTTCAGACGTGAAGCTCAACATGAACCAAACATCTACAGCTCAGATCAACAAGCTGCCAAACCAGGAGAAGTTCCCTGCGACGTCTGCACTGAAAccaaactgaaggccctgaagtcctgcctggtgtgtctgACCTCCTACTGTCAGACTCATCTGGAACCTCATCTGACACTTTCAGTACTAAAAAGACATCAGCTGATCCaccctgtggagaacctggaaGACAGGATGTGTATGAAACATGATAAAcctctggagctgttctgtaaaacAGACCACACCTGTATCTGTCTGCACTGCACCTACAAAGACCACATGACACATGAGTTTGTTCCTCTGAAAGaggaacacaaaaaacagaaggcAGAGCTGAAGAAGACAGGGGCTGAAATTCAGCAGATGATCCAGGAGAGACAACTGAAGATCCAGGAGATCCAACACTCAGTGGACCTCAGTAAGAAAgctgcagacagacaaacagcagAAGGTGTTGAGGTCTTCACTGCTCTGATGGAGTCTGTTCAGAGAAGTCTGGACCAGCTCATTGAGGAGATCCAAGAAAagcagagaaccacagagaaacaggctgaagacttCATCAGAGAGCTGGAACAGGAAATCTCTGAGCTgaagaagagaagcactgaggtggAACAGCTCTCAGGTTCTGAAAACCACCTCC from Sphaeramia orbicularis chromosome 1, fSphaOr1.1, whole genome shotgun sequence includes these protein-coding regions:
- the LOC115417426 gene encoding E3 ubiquitin-protein ligase TRIM21-like; amino-acid sequence: MAAAGPVRYEDQFLCSICLDIFTDPVTMPCGHNFCKHCITEHFAKNTWTCPTCGEHFYIRPLLKINTFISEMVSQFRREAQHEPNIYSSDQQAAKPGEVPCDVCTETKLKALKSCLVCLTSYCQTHLEPHLTLSVLKRHQLIHPVENLEDRMCMKHDKPLELFCKTDHTCICLHCTYKDHMTHEFVPLKEEHKKQKAELKKTGAEIQQMIQERQLKIQEIQHSVDLSKKAADRQTAEGVEVFTALMESVQRSLDQLIEEIQEKQRTTEKQAEDFIRELEQEISELKKRSTEVEQLSGSENHLHFVQGFTSIKTAPPMKTWTKVSVHPPSYEESVVKTVSQLENKVKEDKIKLLKVKLKTVQQYEVDVTLDPDTAYPKLILSDDGKQVSCGVDWKNLPDKPERFSICRNVLGKQSFCSGRFYFEVQVKGKTNWSLGVVRESINRKAYIMERPQNGYWTIWLRNRNQYRARTDPPIHLSLESGPQKVGVFVDYEEGLVSFYDVDSSALIYSFTDCCFSDKLLPFFSPCGRDGGKNSAPLIITPVRLP